From a region of the Corvus cornix cornix isolate S_Up_H32 chromosome 2, ASM73873v5, whole genome shotgun sequence genome:
- the NEUROD6 gene encoding neurogenic differentiation factor 6 produces the protein MLTLPFDESVVMPESQMCRKFPRESDDQKQMKNPESFSKQIILRGKNIKRSPGEDTEKEEEEEEREEEDENGLPRRRGLRKKKTSKIRMERIKFRRQEANARERNRMHGLNDALDNLRKVVPCYSKTQKLSKIETLRLAKNYIWALSEILRIGKRPDLLTFVQNLCKGLSQPTTNLVAGCLQLNARSFLMGQAGEGAHHTRTPYSTFYPPYHSPELGTPPGHGTLDNSKSMKPYNYCSAYESFYESTSPECASPQFEGPLSPPPINYNGIFSLKQEESLDYGKNYNYGMHYCAVPPRGPLGQSSMFRLPTESHFPYDLHLRSQSLTMQDELNAVFHN, from the coding sequence ATGTTAACACTACCATTTGATGAGTCTGTTGTAATGCCAGAATCCCAGATGTGTAGAAAGTTTCCCAGAGAAAGTGATGaccaaaagcaaatgaagaacCCAGAAAGCTTTTCAAAGCAGATCATCCTCCGAggaaagaatattaaaagatCTCCTggagaagacacagaaaaagaagaggaggaggaagagagagaagaggaggatgagAATGGCTTGCCGAGGCGAAGGggtcttaggaaaaaaaagacgAGCAAGATAAGGATGGAAAGGATTAAATTCAGGCGTCAAGAAGCCAATGCTAGAGAGAGGAACCGTATGCACGGCCTTAACGACGCTCTGGACAATTTAAGGAAAGTGGTCCCTTGTTATTCTAAAACACAAAAACTGTCCAAAATAGAAACTTTAAGACTAGCCAAGAACTATATTTGGGCTCTTTCTGAAATACTGCGAATTGGCAAGAGACCTGACCTGCTCACCTTTGTCCAAAACTTGTGCAAGGGTCTGTCCCAGCCAACTACAAACTTGGTGGCGGGATGCCTGCAGCTGAATGCCAGAAGCTTCCTAATGGGCCAGGCAGGTGAAGGTGCCCATCATACCCGCACACCCTACTCCACCTTCTATCCTCCCTACCACAGCCCGGAGCTTGGCACCCCCCCAGGGCATGGGACACTTGACAACTCTAAGTCCATGAAACCATACAATTACTGCAGCGCTTACGAGTCCTTCTATGAAAGCACTTCCCCTGAGTGTGCCAGCCCACAGTTTGAAGGTCCCTTAAGTCCTCCCCCAATTAACTATAATGGGATATTTTCCCTGAAGCAAGAGGAAAGCTTGGACTATGGCAAAAATTACAATTATGGCATGCATTACTGTGCAGTGCCACCCAGGGGTCCCCTTGGGCAGAGCTCGATGTTCAGGTTGCCTACAGAGAGCCACTTCCCTTATGACTTACATCTGCGCAGCCAGTCTCTCACCATGCAAGATGAATTGAATGCAGTTTTTCATAAttaa